GCCCGGTCAATAAAATATCCAGATCGCCGTCGTTGTCGTAATCGCCCCAGGCTACCGCGCTGTAGTCCACACCGGTTAGCGCCGCGCTGGCCGCGGTATCCGCCTTAAATACGCCGTTATCGTTGCGGTACACCGTGGCCATGCGGTTGTTGTTAAAACCGCTGCCGGCGTCACCGGTGAGCAAGATGTCCAGGTCGCCGTCGTTATCGTAATCGCCCCAGGCCGCGGCAGCGCCATAACGCACGTTGGGCAGCGCGGCGCCAGCGACGGTATCGGCGATTAAAAGGCCTTGGTCATTGCGGTAGAGTGTGGTTTCACCGCTGGTGGGGGCATTATTGCCAAAGAGCAGCGCGTCCAGGTCGCCGTCGTTGTCGTAATCGCCCCAGGCCGCACTTAGAATGCCCGCTAAATTGATCCCACTATCCGCAAAAGTGGGCGCAACACTGCGAGAGAATACCTTGCCGGCCGTAAACTGCCACTGGGTAGCTGACAGCGGCGCGGTGCCGGTGATATTCAGCGTGCCGGTGGTCGCAATCACGTACACCAATTCGCCTTGATGGAAGGCGCGGGAGGGGGTAAAGGTAATGGTTCCGCCACTGACGCCGTAGCTTTCTGTGAGCACGCCGCTGTGCATTGCGTGGATCACAAAGGTGCGGCTGGTGACCGTGGCCGCGTCCATCGGCTCGTCGTAGGTAGTGGAAACCGTTGTGGTCAACGGGGCGCTGTGGCTGTTGCGAGCCGGGTTGAGGATAGGGTTGCCCGGCGCGGCCAGGCTGCTAAAGACAATGGCCAGGGTTAAGATCAAGCCCAGACTGAAACTTAACACCATAAAGAGTTGTTTGTTTTTCATCGGTTTTTTCCTTTTTGTAGTAAAGACAAAGATCTCATTCAATTATAAACCGATTAGGGGTACAAAAATTTACTTGGTTGGGTACAAAAATTTACTGTTTTTGGCGGGCAATTTGTGTGTCTCTAGGAATATTTTGGGGATGGTTCAGGTTCTGAACCATCCCAATATAAAAAACAGTTTATTGGTCGGGATTAAGGTCGGCCCAGCCCCGGCGTAGAGCCATGAGGGCAGCCTGGGTGCGGTTGTTGACGTGGAGTTTGCGGTAAATTTCGCGCAGGCGGTTAGCGACAGTGCTTTCGGAAATGCACAATTGCAGGGCGATGTCTCTGTTCTCCTCGCCCGCGGCCACCAGGCGCAGCACGTCCATTTCGCCCTCGTTCAATTCTTCCGTATCGCCGGGTTGGGCGGCCAGTTGGTTGAGCCGCCGGAACTCTTCCAGCACCCTGGCTGCCATGCCGGGGTCAAGCAAGGCTTCGCCGCGATGGACGGCCCGGATGGCTTGCACCAATTCTTGCCCGTCAATATCTTTGAGCAGGTAGCCGCGCGCGCCGGCCTTAATGGCCTCAAACACGTAGCGGTCTTGCCGGTACATGGTGAGAATAATCACGCCGACCGAAGGGGCACATTCGGTGATCAGGCTGGTGGCCTGCACGCCGTCCAAAATGGGCATCTGAATATCCATAAGGATGATATCGGGCTGCAACTGGCAGGCCAGGTCAACGGCTTGTTGGCCGTTTTTGGCCTCTCTCACCACTTCAAAATTGCCCAATTGTTCACAAATCTGGCGCAAGCCTTGTCGAAAAAGCCGATGGTCGTCGGCCAGCAAGACGCGGATGTTTGGCATAACTAACCTCCTCTGAAAATAGTGTCAAGTGCCGGGTAGAAATTCATTATCAACAAAAAATTTCAATGTTGGCCCTTAAAGGCCTATACTTTAGACAAGGGCAAGCTGATTTTAAGCTCTGTGCCCTGGCCCGGTTGGCTGTGTAATAAAAATGTGCCCTGCAAATTCTCTACGCGCTCGCGCATTTGCGGCAAGCCCAGGTGACCATGCCGGACGAATTGGTTCAGGCCGGACAGGTCAAACCCAAGACCATCGTCTCGTATTTGCAGGGTCACGCTGTTGCCTGCTGCCAGGTTAAGATTAATCCAAACCGTATTGGCCCGGGCATGTTTGCTGACGTTGTGCATGGCTTCCTGGATAATCCGAAAAAGCACCAGTTCCAACGATGCCGGCAGGTTGTCCGGCGATCCCAAAACACATAAATCAACGCGCAACTGGTTTTGCTCGCCAAAGTCGCTGGTAAAGCGTTGCAGCGCGGGATAAAAGCCTAACTCCTCCAGGTCAATCGGCCGCAGGGCAAAAATGGAACGCCGCACGTCTTGGATGCTTGCGCTCAACATCGTCTGCATTTGCTCCAGTTCAGCGTGCATTTTTGCCGGGTCTTGCGCCAACAGCGCTTGCCACAGGCTGGCTCGCATGCGCAGCGAGGCTAGGTTTTGGGCCAAACCATCGTGAATTTCGCGGGCAATGCGGCGGCGCTCTTCGGCGATGGCCTCTTCTTCAGAGTGGCGCTCTTTCTCCACAGTGATGTCTTCTACAATGAGGATACCCTCGTCTGGCCCGGCCACGTCTCCCGTTGCCGCGCTGATGCGGGCTGGGAACAATGCTCCGTTGCGGCGCTGGCTAATGGATTCCAGCACGATTATATTGCCGCTTTGCAGCGCCGCAACAATCTCACGCCTGTCGCGCTCTACCTGGGAGGGGATGATCCGCCCCAGGTCAATGTCGCTAAACTCATCGGCCGACCAGCCATAAATTTTTTGGGCCTGCTGGTTAGCCCTGACGATAGTGGGCGTTGGGCGCGCGCAATCCACCTCAAAAATGCAAAGCGGCGCGTACTCAAACAGGGTGCGGAACCGCGTTTCGCTTTCCCGCAAGTTTGTGGCTGAGGTTTGTAAAGAATGCACCATCTCGTTAAAGGACCGCGTCAGAAAGCCAATCTCGTCCTCAACGCGGACCGGCGCGGTCACGTTCAAATCGCCGGCATTAACCCGCTTGACCGCCTCTAACAAACTCTCCAGCGGTTTGGTGAGGTTGACGCGGAAAAAGACCGGAAAAACAATCAAGACCAACAGGCTGGCGCCAACGATCAAGACGGCCAGGGGCAGTAGCCGTTCGTGGACGTATTCCAAACGCCCCAGAAATTGGCCGCCGACAATTAAGCCGCCGTTCGTGCTGGTAACCAAATTCCGGCTAAAGTGGACTCGCTCGACTTCTAGAGAGGGCCTGCCCGGTAGAAAACCTATAAGCGCGTTAAGGTTGGCGCTAGAATTTGCCGGAATGTCGCGATAGTTGAAGTCAAAAGAGCCATCCCGATGCAGGGTGAGTTGAATGGTATACACCTCTTCTCTGGCGAAGCGGGGTACCTGATCCCAGGTCACAACGACCGACTCGCTGGCCTGGTTGACAAAAACGCCGCCCCCGGCAGAAGGGTCAAAGTCTAACCATAGCGGCGCAATCGTCGGCTGCAAGCCGGCCCAAAATTTGGAGGACTGAGGCGAGCTGCCAAAGACAACGTATCCGTTGGCACTAAGGTGAACCTCCGTCCAGGCTTGGCCGTAGAATGAAAATGCAAACGGCAGTTCCACGACCGTCGAACCATCATCGCTTAACTCCAGGTTTCTACCGAGGTTATTATCCCTGAATTGGAAAGGCGCCGCTGCAAGGTCATAGCCGCCCTGTCCGTTGGGCTGGACGTGAAACGTCAGGCGATCGGTGATGGGTTCGACCGGATAAGCCGCCTGATAAAAAGGTTCAACCACGTATCCCATCAGCCCCAGCACCGCTAACAGGGTCACCAGGGTGATAGAGACCAGCTTGACCATGAATGTAGATTCCTCAGGCACGGCATTAAAATAGACAATTCCTGTGGCAAAAATCATCAAGAGACCGGTTACGGTGTTGGGATAGCCGCTGATACTGCCAGGGAAGAGGAACGCTACAACCACCCCGATGAGGGGGATGAGGCCGGCCAGCATAAAGGCCCTGGTTGCCTGAGCTTTACGACCTTGCGGCATGACGAAACCTTGGAACCATCCCGATCCGGTTTGCCCGGTTGAAAAATATACGGTCCGGCGCAATAGGACAACGATAGCCCAGAACGTTCCCGCCAAAAGGATAGTAGTTACGAGCATATCGCTTCCAGTCAGGTTCCTGCCGGTGGCAACGAAAATGAGATAGGATAGTACATTCCAGACGACAAGCGGGGAGAGCAGAACGGACAAAAATAAGGTTAGCCGGGCTTCACGGCGCAAGTGTGGCGTAGGGCAGGGAAAGTGATAGGCAAACTGGATGAGAGGAATATACACCAGGTATATCGCGTTGCTGATTACCCAACACCAATACCAGGGGGTTTGAAAAAGCGTTTGATCAAAAAACAAGCCTAGCAGCCAGAGTTCTATCAGTATCAAACAGGTGATGAGCCAGGCCGTATCCGGTTTCCGCCTGAGTCGCCACAGAAACCCGATCAGACTCAGGGTCATGATCATTGTGCTTAAGTGGTTAAGAGCCAGGGCCGTTAGATGGAAACCGATCATCGTTTTCTTTTAGGGTTTTTGTTACTTGTCAACCGCCGTAAATATGCCCACCAGGCAGGTGATAATCAATACAACCCAGGCCGCCACACTGCCGTAATCTTCAAAAATAAAGGGCAATACAGCGCCAATGAGCATAAAGACGCCTAAGCCGCGCCCAATTGAACCTTGCACTTTGCGCGTTCGGGTGAGGCTAAATTCACCCTTGATTAAAGCAAACAAACCAAATACGACCAATAGAATAGAAACACACATTTTTTATTCTCCTTTTTCTGTTAGTGATTTAATGTTATTTTTTGATAAGCATGGCGACACGATGCTCTTAATTGCCTCAAAAAATATCTCGGCGGAAAATCCGGCCAGGAAGACGGCATCCGCGCCGGCCTCTTGCGCCCGGCGCTCCTGATCAAATTTATGAGCCAGCACAAAACAACGTATTTGGGGATAGTTGCGTTTGAGGTTTTCCAAAACTTGCCAGGCGTCATCACCGGGCAGATGGGTATCCAACAAGACCAGGGCGGGACAGGACTCCGCAACCAGCTGCAAGCCGGAACGGGCATTGTCCGCCTGCCCGGCAAGGGTGATTTCATTGCCGGCTTGCAACAACACTTGCAGGCTGTCGCGCAGGCGCCCCGGCGGGGCAATGATGAGGGCCGAAGTGCAGTCTGTGTTCATGTCTGTCACATCCTATCACAAAGCAGTTCGGCGTGTAATGGTAAAAATAGGGTTTTTGGATGGTCAAAAATGAGGGTTGGTTGGTCAAAAATGACCAGTTCCTACTCCAAATCGGCCAGGCCCTCCCGGAGGGCATAGAGGGCGGCCTGAGTGCGGTTGGCCAGGTGGAGTTTATCGAGGATACTGCCGACATATTTAGCCACGGTGCGCTTGTGGACGTGGAGCGCGCTCGCAATTTCTTGGTTGGTCATACCCTGGGCAATCAGGCGCAAGGTTTCAAGCTCACGTTTGGTAAGCGGGTCGGTGGTAGCCGGAAGGTCGGAAGGCTGGTCAAGTTCACGCATCACCTTGAGCGCAATCAAGGGATGGAGGGCGGTTTGCCCGCCGGCCACATCGCGGATAGCTTGCAGCAACTGGTCGTGGGTGGAGTCTTTGAGCAAGTAACCCAACGCCCCGGCTTTGATGGCCGGAAATACCCGGCTGTCGTTGGCAAAGCTGGTCAAAACCAAAATACGAGCCTGGGAGTTCATTACCATGATTTCCTCGATGGCTTTCAGGCCGTCCTTGTGGGGCATCACCAAATCCATCAGGATGACATCAGGTTGTAATGTTGCGGCCAGGGCAACGGCCTCCACGCCGTTGGCGGCGCGTCCGGCCAATTCCATATCCGGCTGGGTGGAGATAATTGTGCCCAAGCCTTCTCGCACAACCTCGTGATCGTCGGCAATGAGAATGCGGATTTTTTTTTGCTTCATCGCAACCTACTCCTTACTCCCTATGCCTGCAACCACAACTTTTACTCGCGTCCCTTCTCCCGGCGCGGAGGTGATGTGGAACGTTCCACCAATTCGTTCGGCCCGAGCCTTCATATTGCTCAAACCTAGGCCCCCTTCAGAAACAGCCTGAGGAGCGAAGCCTTGCCCGTTATCCACAACCTCCAAAACCACATGCTCCTCTTCGCTATCAAGGTGGACAGTAACGGCGGTAGCGTGGGCATGTCGCATGGCGTTGTTCAAGGCTTCCTGGGCAATTTGATACAGGTCACGTTGCACCGGCAAGGGCAAAGCCGGGATGTAGTTAACCAGCAAACGAGCCTCCACATCAGACCGGCCTTCAACTGTGGCTAAACGCTGGTGCAGAGCGCCTACCAACCCCTCCTGTTCCAACACCGGCGGGTTCAATTGGTGAACAAACAGGCGCATTTCTTTGAGCGCCCGGCGAGTTGTTTCCCCGATCAGGGTAAAAGTATGGCTGAGATGCTCCGGGGTTAACGGATGGCCTGCCGTGGCGCTTTTGAGTTGGGCCTGCCCGGCTTCGGCCAACGTGACCAGGCCATAGAGCGACTGAGTAATCGAGTCGTGCAAATCACGAGCAATGCGCTGTCGCTCTTCGAGCACAGTCGCCTGTTGAGCCAGTTGGCGCAGGCGGTCGCTCCTCACGGCCAAACCCACCTGGTCGGCAATGGAGGCCAGCAGGGCCACTTCTTCCATGTTGAAGCTTTGCCCCGGCTTGCGGCTCAGGCTCAAAACCCCAAACACTTCTCCGCCAGCCTGAAGCGGCGCCATCAGCAGCGACCAGGGCCCGACCTGGCGGATAGACTTGGGCGCGCGGGAGTCGGCCGTCACATCAGGGATCAGGAGCGGCCGGTGATGCTCAAACACCCAGCCTGTTAGCCCCTGGTCAATCGGGGCAACCTCAAATTGGGCAAAAACATCTACACCCTGCCGAACGGCAATTCGCAATACGGGAGAAGCGGGCGCATCTTCTGATTCATCCAGCAGGTAAATAGCGCCCGCCTCGCTCCGCATCGCCGTCATGGTCTGCGAAAGCGAT
This genomic interval from Anaerolineae bacterium contains the following:
- a CDS encoding response regulator transcription factor, which encodes MPNIRVLLADDHRLFRQGLRQICEQLGNFEVVREAKNGQQAVDLACQLQPDIILMDIQMPILDGVQATSLITECAPSVGVIILTMYRQDRYVFEAIKAGARGYLLKDIDGQELVQAIRAVHRGEALLDPGMAARVLEEFRRLNQLAAQPGDTEELNEGEMDVLRLVAAGEENRDIALQLCISESTVANRLREIYRKLHVNNRTQAALMALRRGWADLNPDQ
- a CDS encoding HAMP domain-containing protein, coding for MTLSLIGFLWRLRRKPDTAWLITCLILIELWLLGLFFDQTLFQTPWYWCWVISNAIYLVYIPLIQFAYHFPCPTPHLRREARLTLFLSVLLSPLVVWNVLSYLIFVATGRNLTGSDMLVTTILLAGTFWAIVVLLRRTVYFSTGQTGSGWFQGFVMPQGRKAQATRAFMLAGLIPLIGVVVAFLFPGSISGYPNTVTGLLMIFATGIVYFNAVPEESTFMVKLVSITLVTLLAVLGLMGYVVEPFYQAAYPVEPITDRLTFHVQPNGQGGYDLAAAPFQFRDNNLGRNLELSDDGSTVVELPFAFSFYGQAWTEVHLSANGYVVFGSSPQSSKFWAGLQPTIAPLWLDFDPSAGGGVFVNQASESVVVTWDQVPRFAREEVYTIQLTLHRDGSFDFNYRDIPANSSANLNALIGFLPGRPSLEVERVHFSRNLVTSTNGGLIVGGQFLGRLEYVHERLLPLAVLIVGASLLVLIVFPVFFRVNLTKPLESLLEAVKRVNAGDLNVTAPVRVEDEIGFLTRSFNEMVHSLQTSATNLRESETRFRTLFEYAPLCIFEVDCARPTPTIVRANQQAQKIYGWSADEFSDIDLGRIIPSQVERDRREIVAALQSGNIIVLESISQRRNGALFPARISAATGDVAGPDEGILIVEDITVEKERHSEEEAIAEERRRIAREIHDGLAQNLASLRMRASLWQALLAQDPAKMHAELEQMQTMLSASIQDVRRSIFALRPIDLEELGFYPALQRFTSDFGEQNQLRVDLCVLGSPDNLPASLELVLFRIIQEAMHNVSKHARANTVWINLNLAAGNSVTLQIRDDGLGFDLSGLNQFVRHGHLGLPQMRERVENLQGTFLLHSQPGQGTELKISLPLSKV
- a CDS encoding response regulator transcription factor — translated: MNTDCTSALIIAPPGRLRDSLQVLLQAGNEITLAGQADNARSGLQLVAESCPALVLLDTHLPGDDAWQVLENLKRNYPQIRCFVLAHKFDQERRAQEAGADAVFLAGFSAEIFFEAIKSIVSPCLSKNNIKSLTEKGE
- a CDS encoding response regulator transcription factor, with product MKQKKIRILIADDHEVVREGLGTIISTQPDMELAGRAANGVEAVALAATLQPDVILMDLVMPHKDGLKAIEEIMVMNSQARILVLTSFANDSRVFPAIKAGALGYLLKDSTHDQLLQAIRDVAGGQTALHPLIALKVMRELDQPSDLPATTDPLTKRELETLRLIAQGMTNQEIASALHVHKRTVAKYVGSILDKLHLANRTQAALYALREGLADLE